A window of the Mesotoga prima MesG1.Ag.4.2 genome harbors these coding sequences:
- a CDS encoding alpha-amylase family protein, with product MATVKIEDQKFKVDGKEISMYSGSVHYWRSKPEAWSGILDKVKDMGFNAITTYIPWEIHELQRGVFDFGEVEPSRDIDRFLTLCEEKGLYFAVRPGPQINSELTWFGFPERILEDPKLQARNAKGGKVVLTQVPRPIPALAYHSEEFLAEVDLWYDAIFSILEKHQPPKGNLVAVQVDNEMGFFFNVNPYSTDYSDSSKALYRSFLKEKYNTVSELNKMYSSNYSGFDEIDPPGRFEGTRKEELRYYLDWIEYREFYLITSMENLGNRMKSRGIHVPLFHNYPHPLGPGGAKGAPTTPFNLPALEEKLGFVGFDIYSRKELYDHVKTIASYVSGCSRFPYIPEFIMGVWPWYIKPGDVTDEVFVTKEALMHGIKEFNRYMLVDRNKWLGSPINRKGVVKEDSYAAHKKVGTNLMKIRWNDFAKCDDVLLVVNRDYDRLEAATTLLPVVGDFLEPVFGFSEYPSSVIVSDENLGFRRPIQQHKSTWFDAFYRALTEGGVVFSLGDTAQSVEALKKHKVLVISAFDYIGKKTADKLAEYIETGGTVVLGPEVPKLDDTFSSESALSKLVSSTTGKPVLNSNGMEIGKKFACGKGSLIQIFELESVSSGLIEILDSVKVFRIDKGKSVADLVLYKGKTSDEYILFVANPSDKKIEIDIPLPSVSESITDIWEEKKEQISAGRLVTEVCAHDIRIFSWKAINA from the coding sequence ATGGCGACAGTTAAAATTGAAGATCAGAAGTTCAAGGTCGACGGGAAAGAGATTTCCATGTACAGCGGATCGGTTCATTACTGGCGTAGCAAACCGGAAGCCTGGAGCGGAATTCTTGATAAGGTGAAGGACATGGGCTTCAATGCAATTACCACTTACATTCCCTGGGAAATCCACGAATTGCAGAGAGGCGTTTTTGATTTCGGGGAGGTAGAACCCAGCAGAGACATAGACAGATTCTTGACGCTTTGCGAAGAAAAGGGTTTATATTTCGCAGTCAGGCCGGGCCCACAGATAAATTCGGAGCTTACCTGGTTCGGTTTCCCGGAGAGAATCCTCGAAGACCCAAAGCTACAGGCAAGAAACGCAAAGGGTGGGAAAGTTGTGTTGACACAAGTGCCAAGACCCATTCCGGCACTCGCTTATCATTCAGAGGAATTCCTCGCCGAAGTTGATCTATGGTATGATGCGATCTTCAGCATACTCGAGAAGCATCAACCACCGAAAGGGAATCTCGTCGCTGTGCAAGTAGACAACGAGATGGGATTCTTTTTCAATGTCAATCCATATTCAACAGATTACAGCGACTCTTCAAAGGCTCTTTACCGAAGTTTTTTGAAGGAGAAATACAACACGGTTTCCGAGCTTAACAAAATGTACTCTTCAAATTACAGTGGGTTTGACGAGATAGATCCCCCAGGCCGTTTTGAAGGGACAAGGAAGGAAGAGCTTCGTTATTACCTCGATTGGATAGAATACAGAGAATTCTACCTGATAACCAGCATGGAGAACTTAGGTAATCGAATGAAGTCAAGGGGGATTCACGTGCCTCTATTCCACAACTATCCACATCCTCTAGGTCCCGGTGGAGCAAAGGGAGCTCCTACTACTCCGTTCAATCTCCCTGCTCTCGAAGAAAAGCTTGGCTTTGTCGGCTTCGATATCTATTCAAGAAAGGAACTCTACGACCACGTCAAGACGATCGCATCTTATGTCTCTGGATGCAGCAGATTTCCATATATTCCAGAGTTCATTATGGGTGTCTGGCCGTGGTATATAAAGCCCGGAGACGTCACTGACGAGGTTTTCGTAACGAAAGAAGCGCTTATGCACGGGATAAAGGAATTCAACAGGTACATGCTAGTTGATAGAAACAAATGGCTCGGGTCCCCTATCAACAGAAAGGGAGTCGTAAAAGAAGACTCTTACGCCGCTCACAAGAAAGTCGGGACCAATCTTATGAAGATACGGTGGAACGACTTTGCCAAGTGTGATGACGTACTACTTGTGGTCAATAGAGATTACGACAGACTAGAAGCCGCAACTACTCTTCTTCCTGTAGTAGGAGATTTTCTAGAACCGGTCTTTGGATTCTCCGAATATCCAAGTTCAGTAATAGTCTCCGATGAAAATCTTGGATTCAGAAGACCAATACAGCAGCACAAGAGTACATGGTTCGATGCTTTCTACAGGGCATTGACAGAAGGTGGAGTAGTGTTCAGCTTGGGAGATACCGCTCAGTCAGTCGAAGCACTCAAGAAGCACAAGGTTTTGGTTATCTCTGCTTTCGACTACATAGGAAAGAAAACGGCCGACAAGTTGGCCGAGTACATCGAAACCGGCGGTACGGTAGTTCTGGGTCCGGAGGTTCCAAAGCTTGACGATACGTTCAGCTCAGAGTCTGCCCTAAGCAAGCTGGTGAGTTCCACAACAGGGAAGCCAGTGCTCAATAGCAACGGCATGGAAATCGGAAAGAAATTCGCATGTGGTAAAGGCTCCCTAATACAGATTTTCGAGCTGGAAAGTGTCAGTTCCGGTTTGATCGAGATCTTGGATTCCGTTAAGGTCTTCAGAATAGACAAAGGTAAATCCGTTGCAGACTTGGTTTTGTACAAGGGCAAGACAAGTGATGAGTACATTCTCTTTGTGGCAAATCCATCAGACAAGAAAATTGAAATTGACATTCCGTTGCCTAGCGTTTCCGAGAGCATTACAGACATCTGGGAAGAAAAGAAGGAACAGATCTCGGCTGGAAGATTAGTGACGGAAGTTTGCGCGCACGACATTAGGATCTTCAGCTGGAAGGCAATCAACGCTTAG
- a CDS encoding ROK family protein has translation MRNLHFTERERVILARIRNEGPIARVRIAKKENISKPVVTLGVRKLLSVGAVREVGKDVKRSSKGGKQATLLGFVADFRLTLAVDIGRTKIVAAMIDLDGNIGASHTVSLRENMSKEEFMSLLFEAIGGVIEVGPKEKIIGIGVGIPGVIGSNNGVADFIPVLSLRNVPIKSWIEEQFGIETFCENDAALQALSESWKGVAEGKKNVVVINLGAGIGSGVIIDGRLYTGSTGRAGELGYLISNWDNTYYRESFFGELEEKLSGVCLERKLDEFGYHGFTATDLFERDIDDERLRDLIYQGCKSLALALCNLISILNPDIVVMTGGIGYNQFELLTKYTIPLIKNILPNEFVGSVDFARSKFPSEGVLIGAGYLVQKKTFL, from the coding sequence TTGCGGAATCTGCATTTTACGGAAAGAGAGAGAGTTATTCTTGCAAGGATTCGAAATGAGGGTCCTATTGCAAGAGTCAGAATTGCTAAGAAAGAAAACATAAGTAAGCCGGTTGTCACTCTTGGAGTTCGCAAACTCCTGAGCGTAGGGGCTGTCAGAGAAGTCGGGAAGGATGTTAAGAGAAGCTCAAAGGGCGGCAAGCAAGCTACTTTATTGGGCTTTGTTGCTGATTTCAGACTGACACTGGCAGTGGACATCGGCAGAACCAAAATAGTTGCTGCAATGATCGATCTCGATGGAAACATAGGAGCTTCACATACAGTCTCTCTTAGAGAAAATATGTCAAAAGAAGAGTTCATGAGTCTTTTGTTTGAAGCCATAGGAGGGGTAATCGAGGTCGGTCCAAAAGAGAAAATAATCGGTATAGGAGTAGGAATACCAGGCGTAATTGGCAGCAATAACGGCGTTGCCGATTTCATCCCGGTACTGTCTTTGAGAAATGTTCCCATAAAATCATGGATCGAGGAGCAATTCGGAATTGAAACCTTTTGTGAGAACGATGCAGCTTTGCAGGCGCTCAGTGAAAGCTGGAAAGGTGTAGCTGAAGGAAAGAAAAACGTTGTTGTAATCAACCTTGGAGCAGGGATAGGTAGCGGGGTGATTATTGACGGAAGGCTTTATACAGGTTCTACTGGAAGGGCCGGAGAATTGGGTTACCTAATTTCCAACTGGGACAATACCTATTACAGAGAGAGCTTCTTCGGCGAGCTTGAAGAAAAATTATCAGGTGTGTGTTTGGAAAGAAAGCTTGACGAATTTGGATATCACGGATTCACAGCTACAGATCTATTTGAAAGGGACATTGATGACGAACGCTTAAGGGATCTCATATATCAAGGATGCAAGAGCTTAGCTCTTGCGCTCTGTAACTTGATTTCAATTCTTAATCCAGATATCGTTGTTATGACCGGGGGGATCGGCTACAACCAATTCGAGCTCCTAACAAAATATACAATCCCACTGATTAAAAACATTCTCCCGAATGAGTTTGTCGGTTCAGTAGATTTTGCAAGAAGCAAATTTCCATCTGAAGGAGTCTTAATAGGTGCGGGCTACTTAGTTCAGAAAAAAACATTCTTGTAG
- a CDS encoding ATP-binding protein, producing the protein MFVGRKRELAYLEERFKTGKPELIILYGRRRVGKTELTKEFLRKKRGIYYLAEKLPENLQLKKLSEKVIEFFDEDIITEFSNWEMLFKYLASKHDRYILVIDEFPYLIEREPGIISSFQKGWDEYLSNSNVFLILTGSSVSVMENSVLGYKSPLYGRRTGQLLLKQFPFNEIGEFFEKKYGFDDLLKIWGTLGGVPFYLEQFDSDLDYYGNVMEKIYNQNEVLFAEAEFLLNDELREPRNYFAILRAISLGKRKLGEIINETGIDKSSIMKYISILNLLGIVEKEVPVGEDPLKSKKGLYRIADNFFRFYFRYVFYYKDLILTDQRERLLSILKDTENQFFALTYEDFARSAVMWISGSNYFEIGRWWDRNAEIDLVGMNREEKRILLGEVKWSERPVTTDIFAALREKAYLPRWDEFKEKEYAIFSRSGFTKALVDEAKSDRSLMLFHGDKRVV; encoded by the coding sequence GTGTTTGTAGGCAGAAAGAGGGAATTAGCCTATCTCGAGGAGAGATTTAAAACGGGAAAACCGGAACTGATTATTCTATACGGAAGAAGGAGAGTTGGAAAGACAGAACTCACAAAGGAATTCTTGAGGAAGAAGCGGGGGATCTATTACCTGGCAGAGAAACTGCCTGAGAATCTTCAACTGAAGAAGCTCTCCGAGAAGGTCATTGAATTCTTCGACGAAGACATAATAACCGAATTCTCCAACTGGGAGATGCTGTTCAAGTACCTTGCCTCCAAGCACGATCGATACATACTCGTGATAGATGAATTTCCTTACCTTATAGAAAGAGAACCGGGCATTATTTCGTCTTTTCAAAAGGGCTGGGACGAATACTTGTCAAACTCGAACGTCTTTCTCATTCTCACGGGTTCGAGCGTCTCCGTAATGGAGAACAGTGTCTTGGGCTATAAGAGCCCTCTATACGGCAGGCGAACAGGACAGCTTCTTCTAAAGCAGTTTCCCTTCAATGAAATCGGCGAGTTCTTCGAGAAGAAATACGGATTTGACGATTTACTCAAGATATGGGGCACTCTTGGTGGAGTACCGTTCTATCTTGAACAGTTTGACAGCGATCTTGACTACTACGGAAATGTCATGGAGAAGATATACAACCAGAACGAGGTGTTGTTTGCCGAAGCCGAGTTTCTTCTGAATGATGAGCTCAGAGAACCGAGAAACTACTTTGCCATTTTGAGGGCAATCTCGCTTGGAAAGAGAAAACTGGGCGAGATAATAAACGAAACTGGTATCGACAAGAGTAGCATCATGAAATATATCTCCATTCTCAATCTTCTTGGCATAGTCGAGAAAGAAGTACCAGTGGGTGAAGATCCGCTTAAGAGCAAGAAGGGACTATACAGAATAGCGGACAACTTCTTCAGATTCTACTTCCGTTATGTTTTCTATTACAAAGATCTAATACTCACCGATCAGAGGGAAAGACTGTTGAGCATCCTGAAAGATACCGAAAACCAGTTCTTCGCGCTCACATATGAGGATTTCGCGCGCAGTGCCGTCATGTGGATTAGCGGATCGAACTACTTCGAAATTGGTCGCTGGTGGGATAGAAACGCCGAAATCGATCTGGTGGGCATGAACAGAGAAGAGAAACGAATATTATTGGGAGAAGTCAAGTGGAGTGAAAGGCCCGTCACCACTGATATTTTTGCAGCATTGCGTGAAAAGGCATATCTGCCACGATGGGATGAATTCAAAGAGAAGGAGTACGCTATTTTCAGCAGATCTGGCTTCACCAAAGCTCTAGTTGACGAGGCTAAGTCCGATCGATCTCTAATGCTTTTTCACGGGGACAAGAGAGTAGTCTAA